The Spiroplasma corruscae DNA window TTTCAAAACTATTGTAATTGCTATATTTAATACAAATAACTCGATAATTTAGTATGATTAAAACTTTCTAATTCTATATATAAATTTCGTATTTATTAAATATTTTAATTTTCTTATTTTTAGAATTAAATTTAGTCTTTAATAATTTCTTTTTTGTTAATTATTTAAATTATTTGTTATTCTTGCTATATATAGTTATAAATTTTAATATACTATATTCATTTTATAATGGTTATTTTTTTACATAAAAAATATATAGTTAAGAAACTATTAAATACTAAATATTATATAACCTCTGATTCTTGCAATTTAAACCTTGCTTTGTTATTATCATAAAGGAGTTGAAAATGCCGTTTTGTATTTTTTATAAATTGACATTTTTTTATGCGGTTTTGTATATATTTTTAACTTTAAATAAAATTATAATACAAATTATTAATTTATATATCATTCTAATTTGTAGGGAAGTAGTATAGGAAGGAAATGTTTATGAAATTAGATCAACAAGATCTCATTAATGTAGATAAAGTTGATAAAATATTTGAAGAGATTGAATTAAATGATAACGAAACAGATTTAAAAAAAAGTAAGTTTGATAAGTTGAAATTCTTTTTTAAAAAACGCGGGAATAATTTAAAAGAATTTATGGGAAAATCACCTTTATTTAGTTATGCCTTAAAAAGAATAATATATGCTTTTATTACTCTTTATATCGCAATTTCAATTATTTTTATCATGTTGAGTGTTGTTACAACTGATTCAGCCTATTTATCAGGTGTTAATTTAGAAAAATTAAATATTGAGTACGGTAGTGAACAATATCATAGATTATTGGATAATAAAAAACGTCTTTATGGTGCTTATGGGAGTGTATTTCAACAATTATTTATTTATCTTAGAAATGTTACTCCATTTATACCAAAAGAAATTATAAAGAATCCTAGTTTGGTAGGAACCGAAATTGTTGGGGAAAAAACAACAGTATGGTTTTATCTAGGCGCATTCATGAATAGTGCAAGCGGTGGTGTCCCAGGTACACCAGTTCTTGACGCTTTCTCTAAATCAATTCCTATTTCATTTAGTGTTGGTGCTATCGCTGTTGTTCTTTCGTATATTATTGGTGTTCCTCTTGGTATTTTAGCGGCAAAGTATAAAGACAAATCAACTGACAGCGCAATTAATGGAACAAGTTTAATAATAACTGCAATACCATCTCTTGTTTTAATATCTTTATTATACAAAATGTCTATTTATGTATTTGGTGCTAATGGTACTTATGCAGATTCGAACTTTAGTACAAAAATTTGACCAGTTTTGGGGGTTATGTTATTAATAATGCCTTACATAATCGTTAATACTAGAAGATATGTTATTGATGAAATGACTTCTGATTATACAAAGTTTGCAATTTCCAAAGGTCTAAGCTCAAGATATGTATTTTATGTTCATATATTTAGAAATGCAAGCATAAGATTAGTGAAAACAATGCCTGAAATATTTGTTATCACATTATTTGGTTCTAGTATTCTTGTTGAAAGACATTGATCTATTGATGGTATGAGTAAGTTTATTTTAAATGGTGTTTCTAATAAAGATACATATGTTGTTTTAGGATATATATTTATATCAGCTTCAGCTGGTGTTTTCTCGAGTTTAACAGGAGACTTATTACTTGCGGTAATGGACCCTAGAATTAAGTTGACAAAATAGAAAGGTATTTATGGAACAAAATTTATACTCTCTTGAAGAGATGCAACAAATTAACCCAAAATTATTTAAATTAATTGGTAGTAAGTTTGAAGAAGCGGAAAGAATAAACAACAAACCTTATAGCTATTGAAAATCAGTATTTACAAGAGTTTTAAAATCAAAAACATTCTTAATTTCAATCATATTATTAGTAATTGTAATAATTATGGCTTCTTCAATAGGGATTGGTCAAGAACCAGTTCCTGTAAATCCACCTTCAATTAATATTGAAGCACCAAGTCTAGAACATTTATTTGGTTTAGGTAGATTTGGTGAAGATTTATGAACCAAGATGTGAATTGGTACAAGGACTACTTTGATATTTACATTTATCGTTGCTCTTGTTCAAATAGCTTTAGGAATAGTTATTGGTTCAATATGAGGTTATTATAGAAAATTAGATATTACTTTTATTGAAGTAACAAGATTTTTAACATTAATACCTTCTCTAATTTTATGATTAATAGTAATATTTTTATTTGGTGGTATTTCTACTCTTCCTATAATTATTTTTGCAATCTCTCTAACAAGTTGGATTGAATTATCAAGTATAATAAGAGTTCAAATTATTATCATTAGAAATGCAGAATATAATATTGCATCTAGAGTTCTTGGTACTCCAAATCATAAGATTATTAAAAAAAATATATTACCAAAAATACTTCCAATTATCATTCAAACATCAACTTTTGCAATACCAACTGCTATTGGATTAGACTCTTTGCTAGCGTATTATAATTTTGGTTTTGTAACAAATAGTTTAGATCAGGCTTCATTGGGTTCAATATTAAACGAATTATTATTAGGTTCTGATTGAGAAGTTTACCCACATTTATTAATTATTCCAGTAATATTTGTTGGAGGAATATCATTATTATTTTTCTTAGCGGGAAAAGTATTTGCAGATTCACTTGACCCTAAAACTCATAGATAGGATTTACAATGAATAAAGAAAATAGAATTTTATCAGTTAGAAATATGGAAGTTAAATTTCAAGTTAGAGGTAGATTTTTAACAGCTATTAGAAATGTTGATCTTGATATTTATAGTCAAGAAATATTAGCCATAGTTGGAGAATCTGGTAGTGGAAAGTCTGTTATTACTAAAACATTTACTGGAATGATTGAATCAAATGGTTGAATAAGTAATGGTTCAATAGTCTATAGACCTGAAGATAATAGTAATTATTTTGATAAACCAATAGACATTGTAAATTTACAAAGTCCACTTATTGCTAAAGATCTTATTAAAAATGTAGTCAAAATAGGAAAAGAAAATATTAAAAAGGCATAC harbors:
- the oppB gene encoding oligopeptide ABC transporter permease OppB; the protein is MKLDQQDLINVDKVDKIFEEIELNDNETDLKKSKFDKLKFFFKKRGNNLKEFMGKSPLFSYALKRIIYAFITLYIAISIIFIMLSVVTTDSAYLSGVNLEKLNIEYGSEQYHRLLDNKKRLYGAYGSVFQQLFIYLRNVTPFIPKEIIKNPSLVGTEIVGEKTTVWFYLGAFMNSASGGVPGTPVLDAFSKSIPISFSVGAIAVVLSYIIGVPLGILAAKYKDKSTDSAINGTSLIITAIPSLVLISLLYKMSIYVFGANGTYADSNFSTKIWPVLGVMLLIMPYIIVNTRRYVIDEMTSDYTKFAISKGLSSRYVFYVHIFRNASIRLVKTMPEIFVITLFGSSILVERHWSIDGMSKFILNGVSNKDTYVVLGYIFISASAGVFSSLTGDLLLAVMDPRIKLTK
- the oppC gene encoding oligopeptide ABC transporter permease OppC, whose product is MEQNLYSLEEMQQINPKLFKLIGSKFEEAERINNKPYSYWKSVFTRVLKSKTFLISIILLVIVIIMASSIGIGQEPVPVNPPSINIEAPSLEHLFGLGRFGEDLWTKMWIGTRTTLIFTFIVALVQIALGIVIGSIWGYYRKLDITFIEVTRFLTLIPSLILWLIVIFLFGGISTLPIIIFAISLTSWIELSSIIRVQIIIIRNAEYNIASRVLGTPNHKIIKKNILPKILPIIIQTSTFAIPTAIGLDSLLAYYNFGFVTNSLDQASLGSILNELLLGSDWEVYPHLLIIPVIFVGGISLLFFLAGKVFADSLDPKTHR